In Sciurus carolinensis chromosome 13, mSciCar1.2, whole genome shotgun sequence, a genomic segment contains:
- the LOC124962956 gene encoding activator of 90 kDa heat shock protein ATPase homolog 2 isoform X2, whose amino-acid sequence MAKWGQGDPRWIVEEREDGTNVNNWHWTERDATSWSKGKLQEMLVGIIVENEAGRCEISELKQVEGEASCSSRKGKLIFFYEWNIKLGWKGTLKESGVKHKGLIEIPNLSEENEVDDTEVNVSKKKGDGDILKDLMKTAGTAKVREALGDYLKALKTEFTTGMILPTKASSTQELTVKRKPSENTLQASSPVALGVRIPTVALHMTELFDTTVEQLYGIFTVKELVQKFSKSPAVLEAEKGGKFQMFDGNITGEYIELLKNRKIVMKWRCRNWPEEHYATVALNFVPTLGQTELQLDCKGVPVCKEENMKFCWQKQHFEEIKGLLQLPTLNG is encoded by the exons ATGGCCAAGTGGGGCCAGGGGGACCCGCGCTGGATCGTGGAGGAGCGGGAGGACGGCACCAACGTGAACAACTGGCACTG GACAGAGAGGGATGCCACCAGCTGGTCCAAGGGGAAACTCCAAGAGATGCTGGTGGGCATCATTGTGGAGAATGAGGCAGGCCGCTGTGAGATCAGTGAACTGAAGCAGGTGGAAGGTGAGGCTTCTTGCAGCAGCCGCAAAGgaaaacttattttcttctatgAGTGGAACATCAAGCTGGGCTGGAAag GTACACTTAAAGAGTCTGGTGTGAAGCACAAGGGATTGATTGAAATACCAAACCTTTCTGAAGAGAATGAAGTAGATGATACTGAG GTGAACGTGAGTAAAAAGAAAGGAGATGGGGATATACTGAAGGATCTTATGAAAACTGCAGGCACCGCCAAGGTCAGGGAGGCCCTTGGAGATTACCTGAAGGCACTTAAGACGG AATTTACAACTGGAATGATTTTACCAACAAAAGCTTCATCAACCCAAGAATTAACTGTTAAAAGGAAACCGAGTGAAAATACCTTGCAG GCATCATCTCCAGTGGCATTGGGTGTAAGGATTCCCACTGTGGCTCTGCACATGACTGAACTGTTTGACACAACGGTAGAGCAGCTATATGGCATCTTCACGGTGAAGGAA TTGGTGCAGAAATTTTCCAAATCTCCTGCTGTATTAGAAGCTGAAAAGGGAGGGAAATTCCAAATGTTTGATGGGAACATCACTGGTGAATACATAGAATTG ttaaaaaacagaaagatcgTCATGAAATGGAGGTGTAGGAACTGGCCAGAAG AACACTATGCAACAGTTGCACTGAATTTTGTACCTACTCTAGGGCAAACGGAATTACAATTGGACTGTAAAGGAGTTCCTGTCTGTAAAGAAGAGAATATGAAATTCTGTTGGCAGAAGCagcattttgaagaaataaaaggtttACTCCAGCTGCCCACCCTAAATGGTTGA
- the C13H2orf74 gene encoding uncharacterized protein C2orf74 homolog isoform X1: MVVKVDVSSGNHMSFETTALTFFIILLICLICILLLLVVFLYKCFQGKKEEETEKVPCVDGNGGEDCSPANVEKDNPGGQEKVIMEIMGMNAPVRPGILVQRRSKEVVTTSLENREDMEAEEVDKMKKKQVPGDAGETDQEGENLKKTPIPLNRVSSGVEKRPLKGVTFSREVIVVDLGNEYPAPRSYTREHKERK; this comes from the exons ATGGTTGTGAAAGTGGACGTATCCTCTGGCAACCATATGAGCTTTGAGACCACGGCACTCACTTTCTTCATCATCCTTCTAATTTGCCTCATTTGCATTCTCCTTTTATTGGTGGtctttttatataaatg ttttcaaggcaagaaagaagaagagacagaaaaagttCCTTGTGTAGATGGCAATGGTGGTGAAGATTGTTCGCCTGCTAATGTGGAGAAGGATAATCCAGGAGGCCAAGAAAA GGTCATAATGGAAATCATGGGCATGAATGCACCAGTGAGGCCTGGCATTCTTGTCCAGAGACGGAGTAAGGAAGTGGTGACCACATCCTTAGAAAACAGAGAGGACATGGAGGCAGAGGAGgtagacaaaatgaaaaagaagcaagTGCCTGGGGATGCAGGAGAAACTGACCAAGAG GgtgaaaatttgaagaaaacacCCATACCTCTCAATAGAGTTTCTTCAGGTGTTGAAAAAAGACCTTTAAAAGGAGTGACATTTTCTAGGGAGGTAATTGTTGTGGATCTTGGTAATGAATACCCTGCACCTCGAAGTTACACTCGAGAacataaagagagaaaatga
- the LOC124962956 gene encoding activator of 90 kDa heat shock protein ATPase homolog 2 isoform X1, whose translation MAKWGQGDPRWIVEEREDGTNVNNWHWTERDATSWSKGKLQEMLVGIIVENEAGRCEISELKQVEGEASCSSRKGKLIFFYEWNIKLGWKGTLKESGVKHKGLIEIPNLSEENEVDDTEVNVSKKKGDGDILKDLMKTAGTAKVREALGDYLKALKTEFTTGMILPTKASSTQELTVKRKPSENTLQVQASSPVALGVRIPTVALHMTELFDTTVEQLYGIFTVKELVQKFSKSPAVLEAEKGGKFQMFDGNITGEYIELLKNRKIVMKWRCRNWPEEHYATVALNFVPTLGQTELQLDCKGVPVCKEENMKFCWQKQHFEEIKGLLQLPTLNG comes from the exons ATGGCCAAGTGGGGCCAGGGGGACCCGCGCTGGATCGTGGAGGAGCGGGAGGACGGCACCAACGTGAACAACTGGCACTG GACAGAGAGGGATGCCACCAGCTGGTCCAAGGGGAAACTCCAAGAGATGCTGGTGGGCATCATTGTGGAGAATGAGGCAGGCCGCTGTGAGATCAGTGAACTGAAGCAGGTGGAAGGTGAGGCTTCTTGCAGCAGCCGCAAAGgaaaacttattttcttctatgAGTGGAACATCAAGCTGGGCTGGAAag GTACACTTAAAGAGTCTGGTGTGAAGCACAAGGGATTGATTGAAATACCAAACCTTTCTGAAGAGAATGAAGTAGATGATACTGAG GTGAACGTGAGTAAAAAGAAAGGAGATGGGGATATACTGAAGGATCTTATGAAAACTGCAGGCACCGCCAAGGTCAGGGAGGCCCTTGGAGATTACCTGAAGGCACTTAAGACGG AATTTACAACTGGAATGATTTTACCAACAAAAGCTTCATCAACCCAAGAATTAACTGTTAAAAGGAAACCGAGTGAAAATACCTTGCAG GTTCAGGCATCATCTCCAGTGGCATTGGGTGTAAGGATTCCCACTGTGGCTCTGCACATGACTGAACTGTTTGACACAACGGTAGAGCAGCTATATGGCATCTTCACGGTGAAGGAA TTGGTGCAGAAATTTTCCAAATCTCCTGCTGTATTAGAAGCTGAAAAGGGAGGGAAATTCCAAATGTTTGATGGGAACATCACTGGTGAATACATAGAATTG ttaaaaaacagaaagatcgTCATGAAATGGAGGTGTAGGAACTGGCCAGAAG AACACTATGCAACAGTTGCACTGAATTTTGTACCTACTCTAGGGCAAACGGAATTACAATTGGACTGTAAAGGAGTTCCTGTCTGTAAAGAAGAGAATATGAAATTCTGTTGGCAGAAGCagcattttgaagaaataaaaggtttACTCCAGCTGCCCACCCTAAATGGTTGA
- the C13H2orf74 gene encoding uncharacterized protein C2orf74 homolog isoform X2 codes for MEIMGMNAPVRPGILVQRRSKEVVTTSLENREDMEAEEVDKMKKKQVPGDAGETDQEGENLKKTPIPLNRVSSGVEKRPLKGVTFSREVIVVDLGNEYPAPRSYTREHKERK; via the exons ATGGAAATCATGGGCATGAATGCACCAGTGAGGCCTGGCATTCTTGTCCAGAGACGGAGTAAGGAAGTGGTGACCACATCCTTAGAAAACAGAGAGGACATGGAGGCAGAGGAGgtagacaaaatgaaaaagaagcaagTGCCTGGGGATGCAGGAGAAACTGACCAAGAG GgtgaaaatttgaagaaaacacCCATACCTCTCAATAGAGTTTCTTCAGGTGTTGAAAAAAGACCTTTAAAAGGAGTGACATTTTCTAGGGAGGTAATTGTTGTGGATCTTGGTAATGAATACCCTGCACCTCGAAGTTACACTCGAGAacataaagagagaaaatga